From Acidimicrobiales bacterium, one genomic window encodes:
- a CDS encoding amidohydrolase family protein: MIIDCHGHYTTTPPGVGVWRDAQVAAVEADPHHVGEPGVMSVSDDEIRESIESAQLRLQRERGADLTIFSPRASWMGHHVGNEHTSRFWSQHQNDLIRRVCDLYPQNFAPVCQLPQSPGAPIEGSVAELRRCVEEMGFIGCNVNPDPSGGHWNGPPLWDRYWWPLWEAMCELDVPGMIHVSTSCNENLHFTTSHYLGADTTAFAQALTSGFMADFEGLRWIIPHGGGAVPYHWGRFKGMSEDRGWDFEGLLDHIWFDTCVYHQPGIDLLVQVVPTDNILFASEMVGAVRGIDPDSGNYYDDTKIYIDNSPMLSDQQRHQIFDTNIRRVFPRLDLPTQF; this comes from the coding sequence ATGATCATCGACTGCCACGGCCACTACACAACGACACCGCCGGGTGTCGGGGTGTGGCGCGACGCTCAGGTGGCGGCAGTCGAGGCCGATCCGCACCACGTGGGCGAGCCGGGCGTCATGTCGGTGTCCGACGACGAGATCCGCGAGTCGATCGAGTCGGCGCAGCTGCGCCTGCAGCGAGAGCGCGGAGCCGACCTGACCATTTTTTCGCCTCGCGCCAGCTGGATGGGCCACCACGTCGGCAACGAACACACCTCGCGGTTCTGGTCGCAACACCAGAACGATCTGATCCGACGGGTATGCGACCTGTATCCCCAGAACTTCGCGCCCGTGTGCCAGCTACCGCAGTCGCCCGGCGCGCCCATTGAAGGGTCGGTGGCCGAGCTGCGGCGTTGTGTGGAGGAGATGGGGTTCATCGGGTGCAACGTCAACCCCGATCCTTCGGGCGGCCACTGGAATGGCCCTCCGCTGTGGGACCGCTACTGGTGGCCGTTGTGGGAGGCCATGTGTGAGCTCGACGTTCCGGGCATGATCCACGTGTCGACTTCGTGCAACGAGAACCTGCACTTCACGACATCGCACTATCTCGGCGCCGACACCACCGCGTTCGCACAGGCACTGACCTCGGGTTTCATGGCCGACTTTGAAGGCCTTCGCTGGATCATCCCCCACGGTGGTGGTGCGGTTCCGTATCACTGGGGTCGTTTCAAGGGCATGTCAGAAGACCGTGGCTGGGACTTCGAGGGCCTGCTCGATCACATCTGGTTCGACACGTGCGTATACCACCAGCCCGGAATCGACCTGCTGGTGCAGGTCGTCCCAACCGACAACATCTTGTTTGCATCCGAGATGGTCGGTGCTGTGCGCGGCATAGACCCCGACAGCGGCAACTACTACGACGACACGAAGATCTACATAGACAACTCACCGATGCTCAGCGACCAACAGCGCCACCAGATCTTCGACACGAACATCCGGCGCGTCTTCCCCAGGCTCGACTTGCCCACTCAGTTCTGA
- a CDS encoding MFS transporter, with protein MTSEGRTGIRGEIKGPGGKGPGLKRALRALKHREFAIFWSGALASNTGTWIQNMTVPYVLYQITESAFWVGFATFAQFVPQMVLGPLGGSIADRSDRRKVLIITQAAMAVAAFALWGAWVLEFRQLPVILGLLTLSGTIGGLNIPSWQAFVNDLVPLDDLISAITLNSVQFNASRAIGPAIAGMILAWAGPGWAFMANGLSFLFVLGALAVVKPRPTRPKASPRMAVMKGFAEAIRYSRTQPGILIGMAIAVLVASLGNPVQQFTVVFAVSEFDVGALGLAMLNVTLGIGAVAAFFAVSGWDDRLSRATMTRWSMLVYALAIISFAVSPNFETALVSLMFVGGGFLAVISISNTSLQIIVADHIRGRVMALRIMAFSGSYPLGALIQGWVADRIGVRMTVGGAGTILLLFTLVVTRNANWLPRLDDPHDESEPVPAQR; from the coding sequence ATGACCTCTGAGGGCCGCACTGGCATTCGCGGCGAGATCAAGGGCCCAGGCGGCAAGGGTCCTGGGCTGAAGCGGGCGCTGCGCGCCTTGAAGCACCGCGAGTTCGCCATCTTCTGGAGCGGTGCGCTGGCCTCGAACACGGGCACGTGGATCCAGAACATGACCGTGCCCTATGTGCTCTACCAGATCACCGAGAGCGCGTTCTGGGTGGGTTTCGCCACCTTCGCACAGTTCGTTCCCCAGATGGTGCTGGGACCGTTGGGGGGTTCCATCGCCGATCGCTCCGACCGCCGCAAGGTGCTGATCATCACCCAGGCCGCCATGGCGGTCGCCGCGTTCGCCCTGTGGGGCGCGTGGGTGCTCGAGTTCAGACAACTGCCTGTGATCTTGGGGCTCTTGACGCTCAGCGGCACTATCGGCGGGCTCAACATCCCGAGCTGGCAGGCCTTCGTCAACGACCTCGTGCCGCTCGACGACCTGATCTCGGCCATCACGTTGAACTCGGTCCAGTTCAACGCGTCCAGAGCCATCGGGCCCGCAATCGCGGGAATGATCCTGGCCTGGGCGGGGCCCGGCTGGGCGTTCATGGCCAACGGGCTGTCGTTCCTGTTCGTGCTGGGCGCCCTGGCCGTGGTCAAACCCCGACCGACCCGACCGAAGGCCTCGCCGCGGATGGCCGTCATGAAGGGTTTCGCCGAGGCCATCCGCTACTCGCGCACCCAGCCCGGCATCCTCATCGGCATGGCGATCGCTGTGCTGGTGGCGTCGCTCGGCAACCCCGTGCAGCAGTTCACCGTGGTGTTCGCCGTCAGCGAGTTCGACGTTGGCGCATTGGGGCTGGCCATGCTGAACGTCACCCTGGGCATCGGAGCGGTGGCGGCGTTCTTCGCCGTCAGCGGCTGGGACGATCGACTGTCGCGCGCCACCATGACGCGCTGGTCGATGCTGGTCTATGCGCTGGCGATCATCTCGTTCGCCGTGTCACCCAACTTCGAGACCGCCCTGGTGTCGCTGATGTTCGTCGGCGGCGGGTTCTTGGCGGTCATCTCCATCTCGAACACGTCGTTGCAGATAATCGTCGCCGACCACATCCGGGGGCGCGTGATGGCCCTGCGCATCATGGCGTTCTCGGGCTCCTATCCGCTGGGCGCGCTGATACAGGGCTGGGTGGCCGACCGCATCGGTGTCAGGATGACGGTCGGAGGCGCAGGCACGATCTTGTTGCTGTTCACCCTGGTGGTCACCCGCAACGCCAACTGGTTGCCCCGGCTGGACGACCCCCACGACGAGAGCGAGCCCGTACCGGCACAGCGCTAG
- a CDS encoding dodecin family protein encodes MTDSEVRKVIRLVAASPHSWADATTRGVAEAAKTIRDLGSATITRRDALIDGGQIVLYRVQLEVSFRLDRERDVAGTDHQTVQVRRYLVIANKTLSSPDLANAISERQAAGPCEFHLVVPATSDAARWASVAAGSDPVGGLAADANLVMQQLEEAQAEAAARLEAHVGAMREMGIDVTSEIGSSDPYTAARTAMDRSSFDEIIVSTLPAGISKWLRMDLESRLRRSTHLPVTVCTPGD; translated from the coding sequence ATGACTGACTCGGAGGTCCGCAAGGTCATCCGGCTGGTCGCTGCGTCACCCCACTCGTGGGCCGACGCCACCACGCGAGGTGTGGCCGAGGCCGCCAAGACCATCCGCGACCTGGGTTCGGCAACCATCACACGACGAGACGCGCTGATAGACGGCGGCCAGATCGTGCTGTACCGGGTGCAGTTGGAGGTGTCGTTCCGGCTCGACCGCGAGCGCGATGTCGCCGGCACAGATCACCAGACCGTGCAGGTCCGGCGCTATCTGGTGATCGCCAACAAGACACTGTCCAGCCCCGACCTCGCCAACGCCATCAGCGAGCGCCAGGCCGCCGGGCCGTGCGAGTTCCACCTGGTGGTGCCTGCAACTTCGGATGCCGCGCGCTGGGCCAGCGTGGCGGCTGGCAGTGATCCGGTAGGTGGGCTGGCTGCCGACGCCAACCTGGTGATGCAGCAACTGGAGGAGGCTCAGGCCGAGGCTGCAGCCCGACTCGAGGCCCATGTCGGCGCCATGCGCGAGATGGGTATCGACGTCACCAGCGAGATCGGAAGCTCCGACCCCTACACCGCGGCGCGCACGGCCATGGACCGCTCCAGTTTCGACGAGATCATCGTGTCGACGCTGCCCGCCGGAATCTCCAAGTGGCTGCGGATGGACCTCGAATCGAGGCTGCGTCGTTCGACCCACCTGCCCGTCACCGTGTGCACCCCCGGCGACTGA
- a CDS encoding HDOD domain-containing protein has protein sequence MTEQTPDLDVGQYLNCAALVSDRSSYTLALLELLDDPDADRQSVSELISADPVLVSKLLVLANSAWIGARAESTNVWDAIRVLGFTMVRNLAMANLVNLSASNPHLPRGYVDHAVASAAGAAAVAERVGLKVRDAWSVALLHDLGVVLLSSAHGLEAVAGLATRSVADEVAANGFDHAALGAAVLERMRLPRMVCEAIRDHVRPADSGGSALSMTVRAGIALAEAGGAAGCSAPLGSPQAFLRELDLEYEQTAIAADIEAHAGRLTDLLG, from the coding sequence ATGACTGAACAGACACCGGACCTCGATGTCGGTCAGTACCTGAACTGTGCTGCCCTGGTGTCGGATCGATCCTCGTACACACTCGCGCTGCTCGAGTTACTGGACGATCCCGACGCAGATCGCCAGAGCGTTTCCGAACTGATCTCGGCCGATCCGGTGCTGGTCAGCAAGCTGCTGGTGCTGGCCAACAGCGCCTGGATCGGTGCCAGGGCCGAGTCGACGAACGTGTGGGATGCCATCAGGGTTCTGGGGTTCACGATGGTGCGCAACCTGGCGATGGCCAACCTGGTGAACCTCAGCGCCTCCAACCCCCACCTGCCGCGTGGCTACGTGGACCACGCCGTCGCCTCGGCGGCGGGTGCAGCAGCCGTTGCCGAACGGGTGGGCTTGAAGGTACGCGACGCCTGGAGCGTTGCGCTGCTGCACGATCTGGGTGTGGTGCTGCTGTCGTCGGCCCACGGCCTTGAAGCCGTCGCAGGCTTGGCGACCCGGTCTGTGGCCGACGAGGTGGCCGCCAACGGATTCGACCACGCGGCCCTTGGCGCTGCTGTTCTCGAGCGCATGCGCCTGCCCCGGATGGTCTGCGAGGCGATCCGCGATCACGTCCGGCCGGCCGACTCGGGCGGGTCTGCACTGTCGATGACGGTTCGGGCCGGAATCGCCCTGGCCGAAGCCGGTGGCGCCGCAGGCTGCTCGGCCCCACTGGGCTCACCCCAGGCGTTCCTGCGCGAGCTCGACCTCGAGTACGAGCAGACAGCAATTGCCGCCGACATCGAAGCCCACGCCGGCCGACTCACCGACCTTCTCGGCTGA
- the pobA gene encoding 4-hydroxybenzoate 3-monooxygenase produces MNTRVVIVGAGPAGMTLALLLRTHGIESVVLERKTREYVLGRIRAGVLEWTSVEILERAGAATTMHAEGHVHDSIKLGWRGESVLEIDMVELSGRPMMAYGQTNLQHDLYRIADETGLDVRFEAADVAIHDIDTDHPRVTFTHGGVAESINCDFVAGCDGFHGVSRQTIPASAVTEFEKSYPFGWLGILAEVPPLPTLVYANHERGFALCSQRNPMLSRYYVQCSLDDSLDDWSDDRFWSELLRRAPASEASAIVTGPSIEKSIAPLRSYVAEPMQWARLFLAGDAAHIVPPTGAKGLNLALSDVHYLSQAIAAQYAGDPAPLENYSATALRRVWSAVRFSWWMTTLMHRFPDQSAFDQRAQEEDLRYLASSRAAQSALAEQYVGLPL; encoded by the coding sequence ATGAACACACGTGTCGTGATCGTCGGTGCCGGGCCTGCGGGTATGACGCTGGCGTTGCTGCTGCGAACCCACGGCATCGAGTCGGTGGTGCTCGAGCGCAAAACCCGTGAATACGTTCTGGGCCGCATTCGTGCCGGGGTGCTCGAGTGGACCAGCGTCGAGATACTCGAACGTGCCGGCGCCGCAACGACCATGCATGCCGAAGGACACGTCCACGACTCGATCAAGCTGGGCTGGCGGGGCGAGTCGGTGCTCGAGATCGACATGGTCGAGCTGTCGGGGCGACCGATGATGGCCTACGGCCAGACCAACCTGCAGCACGACCTGTATCGCATCGCTGACGAGACCGGTCTGGACGTGCGATTCGAGGCGGCCGACGTAGCCATCCACGACATCGACACCGATCATCCCAGGGTGACGTTCACCCACGGCGGCGTCGCCGAAAGCATCAACTGCGACTTCGTCGCTGGCTGCGACGGGTTCCACGGTGTCAGTCGCCAGACCATCCCCGCGTCGGCCGTGACCGAGTTCGAGAAGTCGTACCCGTTCGGCTGGTTGGGGATATTGGCCGAGGTGCCTCCCTTGCCGACCCTGGTCTATGCCAACCACGAGCGCGGTTTTGCCCTGTGCTCGCAGCGCAACCCCATGCTCAGCCGCTACTACGTCCAGTGTTCGCTCGACGATTCGCTCGACGACTGGAGCGACGACCGGTTCTGGTCTGAGCTGCTTCGAAGGGCTCCGGCCAGCGAGGCATCGGCCATCGTCACCGGCCCATCGATAGAGAAGTCGATAGCCCCGCTGCGAAGCTACGTGGCCGAGCCGATGCAGTGGGCAAGGCTGTTCCTGGCAGGAGACGCTGCCCACATCGTTCCACCCACCGGTGCCAAGGGCCTCAACCTCGCGCTCAGCGACGTTCACTACCTGAGCCAAGCGATCGCAGCGCAATACGCGGGCGACCCGGCCCCCCTCGAGAACTATTCGGCCACGGCTCTGCGCAGGGTGTGGTCGGCCGTTCGGTTCTCGTGGTGGATGACAACGCTGATGCATCGCTTCCCCGACCAGAGCGCCTTCGATCAGCGCGCCCAGGAAGAAGACCTGCGCTACCTCGCCTCGTCGCGAGCGGCCCAGAGCGCCCTCGCCGAACAATACGTTGGACTACCACTCTGA
- a CDS encoding MmcQ/YjbR family DNA-binding protein, giving the protein MSHPLMFSDDDPILARLRQLCLAMPGAQEKISHGHPAFFTKKIFAFFGGSMKVDGQWVQHEQAVLVLPDPDERTALLADDRFWVPAYLGPGGWIGLDLGDGTNWDEVAELVDESYRNTAGKRLIAQLDSRQH; this is encoded by the coding sequence ATGAGCCATCCGCTGATGTTCTCCGACGACGATCCCATCCTCGCTCGGCTACGCCAGCTGTGCCTGGCCATGCCAGGGGCGCAGGAGAAGATCTCGCACGGTCACCCCGCCTTCTTCACGAAGAAGATCTTCGCGTTCTTCGGTGGGTCGATGAAGGTCGACGGCCAGTGGGTACAACACGAGCAGGCCGTGCTTGTGTTGCCCGACCCCGACGAGCGCACCGCTCTGCTGGCCGATGACCGCTTCTGGGTGCCCGCCTATCTGGGGCCGGGCGGATGGATCGGCCTCGACCTCGGCGACGGCACCAACTGGGACGAGGTCGCCGAACTGGTCGACGAGTCGTACCGCAACACAGCAGGCAAACGCCTGATCGCGCAACTGGACTCGCGGCAGCACTAG
- a CDS encoding Gfo/Idh/MocA family oxidoreductase — protein sequence MSDTDPMITRIAVAGAGAFGNKHLEGLAAIDTAQVVAVVDPIGDNAKAAAEKHAVPSWTTDLDEVLGRDDVDAVILATPTPDHARQAIACLEAGKHVEVEIPMCDDIDQGRALVETQQRTGLVAMCGHTRRFNPSHQWVRHRISADEFHIQHMDVQTFFFRRTNTNALGQPRSWTDHLLWHHSAHTIDLFQYQTGSPVVQVNALQGPIHPELGIAMDMSIQLKTRSGALCTLALSFNNDGPLGTFFRYIGDTGTYVARYDDLVDGYDQPIDVSQVDVSMNGIELQDREFLAAIAEGREPNASVGAVLPCYEVIAQIAQLLEGQTT from the coding sequence ATGAGCGACACAGATCCGATGATCACCAGAATCGCGGTGGCCGGAGCCGGAGCGTTCGGCAACAAACACCTCGAGGGTCTGGCCGCCATCGACACCGCGCAGGTGGTAGCAGTGGTCGACCCGATAGGCGACAACGCCAAGGCCGCTGCCGAGAAACACGCGGTGCCGTCTTGGACCACCGACCTCGACGAGGTTCTCGGGCGCGACGATGTCGACGCAGTGATCCTGGCCACTCCCACACCCGACCACGCACGCCAGGCCATCGCGTGCCTGGAAGCAGGCAAGCACGTGGAGGTCGAGATACCGATGTGCGACGACATCGACCAGGGCAGGGCATTGGTCGAGACCCAGCAGCGCACCGGTCTGGTCGCCATGTGTGGCCACACCCGCAGGTTCAACCCGAGCCACCAGTGGGTACGGCACCGCATCAGCGCCGACGAGTTCCACATCCAACACATGGACGTTCAGACGTTTTTCTTCCGGCGCACCAACACCAATGCGCTGGGTCAGCCGCGCAGCTGGACCGACCACCTCCTGTGGCATCACTCCGCCCACACCATCGACCTGTTCCAGTACCAGACCGGCAGCCCGGTGGTGCAGGTCAACGCGTTGCAGGGCCCGATCCATCCCGAGCTGGGCATCGCCATGGACATGTCGATTCAGCTGAAGACCCGCTCGGGTGCTCTGTGCACCCTGGCCCTATCGTTCAACAACGACGGTCCGCTGGGCACGTTCTTTCGATACATCGGCGACACCGGTACCTACGTCGCCCGCTACGACGACCTCGTCGATGGCTACGACCAGCCCATCGACGTGTCGCAGGTCGATGTGTCGATGAACGGCATCGAGCTGCAAGACCGCGAGTTCCTGGCAGCCATCGCCGAGGGCCGCGAACCCAACGCCAGCGTTGGCGCGGTGTTGCCGTGTTATGAGGTGATCGCGCAGATCGCCCAACTGCTCGAGGGTCAAACGACATGA
- the ligA gene encoding protocatechuate 4,5-dioxygenase subunit alpha translates to MTADKPYLDIPGTTIFDADQSRHGHWLNQFCMSLMSEANRARFKADERAYLDDWPMTEEQKQGVLDRDLNRLIGLGGNIYFLAKIGATDGLSFQQMAGSMTGMSEQEYRDMMLSGGRRPQPFESAAAAPVPDTGQTHTARVTASVYTSHVPAMGVALDQGKVDEPYWRVVFDGYEASKRWIADNPPDVVVLVYNDHANAFSLDLIPTFAIGTAPVFPTADEGWGPRPVPDVEGHPELAAHIAQSVIQQDFDLTIANRLPVDHGLTVPLSMMFGQPDRWPCRVVPIAVNVVQYPVPSGRRCLALGKAIRRAIDSYRGPDDLNVQVWGTGGMSHQLQGPRAGLINPEFDNTFLDRLIDDPEGLADVPHIDYVTAAGSEGIELVMWLVARGAMADLHGGATPTVTHRFYHVPASNTAVGHLVLEEAR, encoded by the coding sequence ATGACTGCCGACAAGCCATACCTGGACATTCCAGGAACAACCATCTTCGATGCCGACCAGTCGCGGCACGGCCACTGGCTCAACCAGTTCTGTATGTCGCTGATGTCGGAGGCCAACCGGGCCCGGTTCAAGGCCGACGAGCGCGCGTATCTGGACGATTGGCCGATGACCGAAGAGCAGAAGCAAGGGGTGCTCGACCGCGACCTCAATCGCCTGATCGGCCTGGGCGGCAACATCTACTTCCTGGCCAAGATCGGCGCCACCGACGGCCTCAGCTTTCAGCAGATGGCCGGCTCGATGACGGGCATGTCCGAGCAGGAGTACCGCGACATGATGCTGTCGGGCGGGCGCAGACCCCAGCCCTTCGAGTCGGCGGCCGCGGCACCGGTGCCAGACACCGGCCAGACACACACGGCTCGCGTCACCGCCAGCGTCTACACCTCTCACGTGCCGGCGATGGGGGTGGCACTGGATCAAGGCAAGGTGGACGAGCCCTACTGGAGGGTGGTGTTCGACGGCTATGAGGCGTCGAAACGCTGGATCGCGGACAACCCGCCAGATGTCGTTGTGCTGGTCTACAACGATCACGCCAACGCCTTCAGCCTCGACCTGATTCCGACCTTCGCCATCGGAACCGCGCCAGTGTTCCCAACCGCAGACGAGGGCTGGGGTCCGCGCCCGGTGCCAGATGTCGAAGGCCACCCCGAGTTGGCCGCCCACATCGCCCAATCGGTAATCCAGCAGGACTTCGACCTCACCATCGCCAACCGACTGCCCGTCGACCACGGCCTCACCGTGCCGCTGTCGATGATGTTCGGCCAGCCAGACCGGTGGCCGTGCCGGGTAGTGCCCATTGCGGTCAACGTCGTTCAGTACCCCGTGCCTTCGGGCCGCCGGTGCCTGGCGCTGGGAAAGGCCATCAGGCGCGCCATCGATTCGTACCGAGGCCCCGACGACTTGAACGTGCAGGTGTGGGGGACCGGAGGCATGAGCCACCAACTGCAAGGGCCAAGGGCGGGCCTGATCAACCCCGAATTCGACAACACCTTCCTCGATCGCCTGATCGACGACCCCGAGGGTCTGGCCGACGTGCCCCACATCGACTATGTGACCGCTGCGGGCTCGGAGGGCATCGAGTTGGTGATGTGGCTGGTGGCCAGGGGTGCCATGGCCGACTTGCACGGCGGCGCCACCCCAACGGTCACTCACCGCTTCTACCACGTACCTGCCAGCAACACGGCCGTGGGGCACCTGGTCCTGGAGGAGGCCCGATGA
- a CDS encoding cytochrome P450 has product MGDTKTDRQAWLAAKPYRNPDAEQAVFAGDVPAAGDMALDELNPLNPHLFHDDRWHDHFARLRREDPVHFNELGSAGRYWSVTRWEDVRAVDGDWKTFSSARGITIGPPVAIAPALGPQAAAFISMDPPQQTEERKTVREISAPSSLRNLEGLIRERTASVLDSLPVGETFDWVETVSIELTTLMLATLFDFPLEDRRKLTRWSDVVTSIAEPGGKVETSRQRDEEIAECVAYFDRLFAERRQNPGYDLVSMLAHGEATHDKTTADHLGNLILLIVGGNDTTRNTMSGSVYGLNKFPEQYDKLTANPGLIPKMVPEIIRWQTPLSYMRRTANFDVEFRGKQIKKDDQILMWYVSANRDEEIFGDDADVIDIERPNADRHLSFGYGVHFCMGSRLAELQLRVLWEEILPRFERIEVQAEPERTMSSFVHGYTSLPVRVRRK; this is encoded by the coding sequence ATGGGGGATACGAAGACAGACCGTCAGGCGTGGCTGGCCGCCAAGCCCTACCGCAATCCCGACGCCGAGCAGGCCGTGTTCGCCGGCGACGTGCCCGCGGCCGGCGACATGGCGCTGGACGAGCTGAACCCGCTGAACCCGCACCTGTTCCACGACGACCGCTGGCACGATCATTTCGCCAGGCTGCGCCGAGAAGATCCGGTTCACTTCAACGAGTTGGGCTCGGCGGGCCGGTACTGGTCGGTCACCCGGTGGGAAGACGTCAGGGCGGTCGACGGCGACTGGAAGACCTTCTCGTCGGCGCGCGGCATAACCATCGGCCCACCCGTGGCGATTGCGCCCGCGCTCGGCCCGCAGGCCGCCGCATTCATCTCCATGGATCCGCCCCAGCAGACCGAAGAGCGCAAGACGGTCCGCGAGATCTCTGCCCCCAGCAGCCTGCGCAACCTCGAAGGGCTGATTCGCGAGCGCACTGCCAGCGTGCTCGACTCGTTGCCAGTCGGCGAGACGTTCGACTGGGTCGAGACCGTCTCGATCGAGTTGACCACCCTGATGCTGGCCACGCTGTTCGACTTCCCGTTGGAGGATCGGCGCAAGCTGACCCGCTGGTCCGATGTGGTCACGTCCATCGCAGAGCCCGGCGGCAAGGTCGAGACGTCGCGCCAGCGCGACGAGGAGATCGCCGAGTGCGTGGCCTACTTCGACAGGCTGTTTGCCGAGCGTCGCCAGAACCCCGGCTATGACCTGGTGTCGATGCTGGCCCACGGCGAGGCCACCCACGACAAGACGACGGCCGATCACCTGGGCAACCTGATCCTGTTGATCGTCGGCGGCAACGACACGACCCGCAACACCATGTCGGGCAGCGTGTATGGGCTGAACAAGTTCCCCGAGCAATACGACAAGCTCACCGCCAACCCCGGCCTGATACCCAAGATGGTGCCCGAGATCATCCGCTGGCAGACGCCGCTGTCTTACATGCGCCGCACGGCCAACTTCGATGTCGAGTTCCGCGGCAAGCAGATCAAAAAAGACGACCAGATCTTGATGTGGTACGTCTCGGCGAACCGTGACGAGGAGATCTTCGGCGACGACGCCGACGTGATCGACATCGAACGCCCCAACGCCGACCGTCACCTGTCGTTCGGCTACGGAGTGCATTTCTGCATGGGTAGCCGGCTCGCCGAACTGCAACTCCGCGTCCTGTGGGAAGAGATCCTGCCCAGGTTCGAGCGCATCGAAGTGCAGGCCGAACCCGAACGCACCATGTCGTCGTTCGTGCACGGCTACACCAGCCTGCCCGTGAGGGTCAGGCGTAAGTAG
- a CDS encoding dodecin family protein, whose amino-acid sequence MTGIYNVIELIGTSEHSWEQATQNAVAEAAKTLRDLRVAEVVEQDVVVEDGSVASYHTKIRLSFKHESDD is encoded by the coding sequence ATGACGGGCATCTACAACGTCATCGAGTTGATCGGCACCAGCGAACACTCGTGGGAGCAGGCCACACAAAACGCCGTGGCCGAGGCGGCCAAGACACTTCGCGATCTGCGGGTTGCCGAGGTGGTCGAGCAGGACGTGGTGGTCGAGGACGGATCGGTCGCCAGCTACCACACCAAGATCAGGCTGTCGTTCAAGCACGAGTCCGATGACTGA
- a CDS encoding LLM class flavin-dependent oxidoreductase, protein MNQPLRFGVMYDCRYVPGGPQTMADVYGATIEQAAFADQLGFDHVWFTEHHFCEDGYLPAFQPLAGAIAARTQQIRLSNDIALLPLYHPVRLAEELAVLDNISNGRMEFGIGMGYVPEEFEAFGRSLRNRVSLTEEGIDILRLAWGDGPFSYEGKRYRLDDVEVFPKPVQPGGPPLWVAAMKEPGALRAARKNTHLLPQGPRKDVLDPWRQALLADGRDPGDYRVGIIRSVYVTDDRERDWPLIREAERFRMKVYDKFMAETPDDYGWGDPDRIPQNVVVGTAEECVETLRSFIDEYGITDIATSGLPPGIDPDYMATNLERLATEVIPQLR, encoded by the coding sequence ATGAACCAACCTCTCCGATTCGGTGTCATGTACGACTGCCGCTATGTGCCCGGTGGGCCACAGACGATGGCCGATGTCTACGGCGCCACCATCGAGCAGGCCGCCTTCGCCGATCAGTTGGGTTTCGATCACGTGTGGTTCACCGAGCACCACTTCTGCGAAGACGGCTATCTGCCGGCCTTCCAACCCCTTGCAGGTGCCATCGCCGCCCGCACCCAACAGATCCGGCTTTCCAACGACATTGCGCTGCTGCCCCTGTACCACCCGGTGCGTTTGGCCGAGGAGTTGGCCGTGCTCGACAACATCTCCAACGGGCGGATGGAGTTCGGCATCGGCATGGGCTACGTGCCAGAGGAGTTCGAGGCCTTCGGCCGGTCGCTGCGCAACCGTGTGTCGCTGACCGAGGAGGGCATCGACATCTTGCGCCTGGCTTGGGGCGATGGGCCCTTCAGCTATGAGGGCAAGCGCTACCGACTCGACGACGTCGAGGTGTTTCCCAAGCCTGTGCAACCGGGCGGCCCTCCTCTATGGGTGGCCGCGATGAAAGAGCCGGGCGCATTGCGCGCTGCGCGCAAGAACACCCACCTGCTGCCGCAGGGGCCCCGCAAAGATGTCCTCGACCCGTGGCGCCAAGCGCTGCTGGCCGACGGACGCGATCCCGGCGACTACCGGGTGGGCATCATCCGATCGGTGTACGTCACCGACGACCGCGAGCGCGACTGGCCGCTGATCCGCGAAGCCGAGCGCTTCCGAATGAAGGTCTACGACAAGTTCATGGCCGAGACCCCAGACGACTACGGCTGGGGCGACCCCGATCGGATTCCACAGAACGTGGTGGTGGGCACCGCCGAAGAATGTGTCGAGACGCTTCGGTCTTTCATCGACGAATACGGCATCACAGACATTGCCACCTCCGGCCTGCCACCAGGTATCGACCCCGATTACATGGCCACCAACCTCGAACGACTGGCGACCGAGGTGATACCCCAACTGCGCTAG